DNA sequence from the Pelecanus crispus isolate bPelCri1 chromosome 4, bPelCri1.pri, whole genome shotgun sequence genome:
AAGACTTGAGGAGCTTGATTTATTTAAACTTCTCACtggaaagttaaagaaaaactgaatgtATTCCAAACACTAAAGGAAGGAGAATTTTTACGGTGAGAGTTTTTaccaacaacttttttttttttttttaataaaaaagaaatagttggAAGTTCAAATGGAAGTCTAGATTTGTCTTTTGTGGGTTCTGGagtgttgtttggtttgggtttgttttaacAGACAGCATAATGGCTGTTTAAAGTAACTTATGGAGTACTTAAAATTCTGATTGTCCATTTAAAAAACCATTAAAAttgttttagaaagaaaaatcactttataAAGAAAAGATACTCAAGTTCAAACAGACTGCTTAAGGTTAACTTCCATTTCTTTGGATTTTCCCACAATGGCAGATAgttgaaatgaaaatggcaagtttcattttcttactgACTATATTTTAGGTGAATTTTTATTACAATGTTAACTGTATTCTCTGGTGTATTGTTTTTATGGAGAGTTTGCCCTTAACAATTCTGTTCGGTCACATAGTGAAGGAACTGGGTAACATTTgcttatatatataaaaactttcttttgtagacttgtgaaaaaaattcttccaaagAATTGAAACATAATCATGGGAAAAGTGAAATCTCTAAACAGCTTAGAAGACTTTCAGAATCGGTGCATTCAACTGAGGAAAGCAAAAGTGAttctaaagcagaaaaagaacataaaagaaaaacctcCACCTCTCTTCAGGCTGAAGGAGCCCAGCAGGACAGTGAAACAAGGGATCCAAAAAGACAACTGGATAGAGCAGAAGTCAATACTGAAGAACTACAGAAGCAGAAATccatgtttaaaaatgaaaaacaccccaaaaaagaTAGTGATACAGAAATTCAACATATGAGAAATGCTGCCAAAAAAGAAGCCAAGTCTTacagagataaaaatgaaaaggaaagaactgCTTTAGAAGATAAACTTTCTTTAAAGCACAAATATAAAGGAGACGGTATTCACAAATCAGGTGAAGATGTTGAACTCCATTCATTTGAGAGAAGTTTGAAAGGAGAGGATGGTGGTCAGAAACATAATCAACAAATAAAGGTTTCTTCAGATGacaaatctgaaagaaaaagtaaacacCGAAGTGAACGGAAAATATCGGTAAcaggaaaagatggaaaaaatagttCTGAATCAACCTTAAAAGCTGAAGAGTTGTTGCGTAAGGAAAATAGAAAGGACAGACATCTCTCAACTGAAAAATCAAGAGCAGAATACAAGTCCAAAAGGTCCCTGAGTGATTCTAGGCCACAGAAGGATTCCGTAAGTGCCTCAAAGCAACTTGCTTCTGCATCACACAGAAGGAGCGAAAGCTACTCGGAAGATAAACATGAAGTAGAATCAACTAACTCTGACTGTAATTTGAAACAAGAAGATGGTGTTCATAAAGATAGACGAAGATCTAAGAGTCTTGTAGAAGACAAGATTTTGTTAAAGTCTAAGTCAAAGAGTCATAGTAAACAATTCAAAGCATCTGAAACAGAATTACAggaaaatttaacaaaacaagAGACTGCCCAGAAACTAGACAAAGATAAGAGCGTGGAAGAGAATGATTCAGATAAGCAACACAAATCCAAGAATGAAGACAAAGTTTTTGAGGAGAGTGGTGCTGAGTTGGAGCTTGCAAGTGGCACGCAATCAACTCAGGGATCACAAAAAGACTTTAGTCACAGAGTTAAGTTACATTCTGGAGAAAGAGGATCtgtaaaagagaaatacagaggTGATAAAGACTTAAGCAATTCCAAACTAGAAAGGAGGTTCTCTACTGAAGGtcacaaaagcagaaacttaAAGCACAGCAACAAGGAAgtaaagaagaaggaagagagtaTCAAATTGGaggataaagatattaaagaaattGATAGTGGGCATGAAAAAGTATTGAGCATCGCAGTGGCAATggataaaaaacaaagcaagaagaCATCCTGTGAAAATAGAAAAGACAGTATATCAAATCAAGATTTAcctgcagaggaaaagcaatCAGCTAGCACAACTGAAAGCAGCCATGCTTCAGCCCCTCAGAAGTCAAGTACGAATAATGACGACTTGCATTCTGGTCAGGAGGAAGAGCTGATGGAACTTGATGTGAAACAAACGAAAGTACAGGACACATCTAACATCgaaggaaaaaacattcaaaactcACTCCAACCCACAGATGCTGAGTatgcagcaaaaggaaaaatatctctCTCCCTTTCAAATAAGGAATTAAAACACAGCTTGGCAGATCCTGAAGCTTGTGAATCACAGTTTCTGCCTGCAGTTGAAAAAACTGTTAAACAAGAAGATATCCCTAATAAACAAGTTGGTGCCTTAGACACTTTGTCCAAACAAGCTTCCATGGATCAAGGACCCAATAAGCAAGGGGCTTATAAAATGAGCATTGTGTATGAAACAAGTGGTAGAATCTTACTGAATGTTCCCAGTAAGGATGAAGCTTCAGAAGATAGCAGAAGaccaaagaatttaaaaactgtGATAAATTCTAATTCAGATGATGTTCCTTTAGCAATTAATTCTTCCAGAGAAGATGCTGCTGATGCAAAGTCCATGGATATGGATATCTCGGATTTTACAGATTCCTTAGATATGTCTAAAGAATGCCATAATTCAGATGGGACTTCTGTATTTGAAGATACTTTCATTTTGAAGAATGACGCAGCACAGGCTGTGTGCATGAAACAACAAGATACTCCAGTGCTGAGTTCTGTCATGAAAGATGATGGTGACAACACTGCTATGACAAACAGTATAGAAAAAGATAACAAGGTGCCCCAGCCTGATGAACAGGCAATGGAAGACAGTACAGCTGGGTTACCTAGTCAAGAAGATTATGATGAAGCAGCAAAGTTAGAAAGCACTCAGGGAAGTGAGttgaaaataaaagaggaaaacttGGTGACTGACGTAACTGAAGATTGTGGCGATGTAACAACAAAAgaacttctgaaaagaaaagaaagagagtgCTTGAATACAGATCCTTCCACAAAGGGAGAAAGAAGTACAGTGATGGATAATGTGGAAGAGAATGAGGTGCATGATATTGATGATATGATACAATCTTCCTCTGTGTTAGTGCCTGAAAGAGTTCCTGAGGAAACAGTCAAAGGTGCTGTTAGAGCCAGTGTGCAAGAAGGGGATGGTGTGATTGGCAtggaagataaaaatgaaagcaatgcaGTAGGTACCAGTGCAGGAAGTAGTAAACTTAGTTTGTTGTACAGCAGCCTACAAACAAGTCCGGCCACTGTGATAGGAACTAGCACAGAGAAGATCACTGAGAGCACTGTAATGGCCACTAGTACAGGAGAAGAAAGAGCTGAGGGTGCATCACATTCTGAAAAGGACAGCGATGCTACAACCACTTGCTCAGAAGAAGAAGGCGAGGTGACAGTAATCTGCACAAGCATAGAAGCTGATGAAGGTTTCACAGCGGGCATATGGGTAAAAAGTAGTGAGGGCAGCAGTTTGATCACAGGAGCAGATATTGGTGAGTGTACTgttgcagcagctgaagaaggTGCTGGCAGTGTTGTCACTGAAGGATTAGCAGAAAGTGAAAGTTTCCTAACAAGtacagaaggagaagaaaatggtgACTGTACCATGGTTGATGCAGAAGAAAGTGGTAAGGATTCAGTCAATGCAAGTGGAGTAGAAATTGAAGACCGTGTGAATAGTGCTggggcagaagaaaaagatgatgcTGTGACTAGTGCAGGCTCTGAAGAAAAGCGAAAGACCTCAACCTGTGTAGATACAGGCAAATTTGAAAGTTCTGTATCCTGCTTAGGCGAAGCGGAGAGCGATGGTGCTGTAACTAGTGCAGGGACAGAAACAGGTGAAGGGTCAACAAGTGGTGACAGTTCAGGTGAGTTTAGGGGCAGTGTGAGAGCTGGCCAAGTAAAAGAACATGAAGGTACTGTGACTTGCACAGGTGCAGAAGAAAGAGGTCATAACTTTATCATCTGCTCAGTGACTGGTACAGATGCCCAAGGAGAAGGTGCTGTAACTGGTGCATGTGTTGCAATGGTCACAAACAACAGTGCCACAACTGGAACTAGTGGTGACAAATCTGAGGATACTATAAATGGTGAAAGTGCAGTCACCAGCACAGGCATAACTCCAGAAGATGATGCTGAAATTTCAGTAGTCTGCACAGGGCTAGAAGACAGCAATGAGGGGTTTGCAGTTTGTttagaagctgaaaaatgtggAAGTGTAATGGACAGTACAAGGGCAAAGGAAGAAGCCAATATCACTACAGTCAGTGTAGGTCTGTGTGATGATGAAGGGTTTGTGACTAGTACAGGCTCGAAAGAAGAGGATGAAGAAGGTGAGGGCATTGTGACCAGTAcaggaagaggaaatgaagaaaatgagcatGCTTCTACTTGTACAGGAATGGAAAGTGAGAGTGCATTAATTTGTATAGGCGCAGAAGAAGGCGAAAGTTCTATTATCTGCATAGTTGCTGAACAAATGGAAGCCGAGTCAGGAGTGGCTGGCACAAATATAAATAAGCTTACTGTTGACAGCATGACAAGTGTCGAGAAAGAAGCTAATTGTGGCATAAACTGCAAAAACGCTAAAGGGATTGTTGAAAGCAGTGTAACCAGTGCAAGTGCTGCAGATGAGGGTGCATTGACTGTGCATATAGGAAAGCATGAAGGTACCTTGATTCCCTTAGATGCCGAGGAATGTGAGGGTCCCATGACTAGTGCTATGGCAGTGCAAGATGAGAGCCAGTCTGGTGCTGAAGACAAACATGAGAATGCCATGACTTCTTTTGGCAGCAGAGAAATTGATGCCTCTATAAGTAGTGCAGTTCCAACAGAAGATGAGAATTCTCTTATTCCtgctgacagagaagaaaaagtaaaaggcGATATCATCTCTACCAGTACAGTGGAAGAAAGTGATACTCCCTTACATTCAGCCATGGATGCTGAGGAAGGTCCACTTGCTGTTGCGAGAGCAAATGAAAGTGGGGAGAGCTCTATGATCTTAATAGACACTGAAGACACAGAGGTGCCTATGCCCAGTACAGCTGCAGAGTTTAAAGAGTGCGTGCATACTTTTAGCAGTAAGCAGGAGAAAGATGAGTGCACTATGATTTCCACCAGTATTGTGGAAGAATTTGAGGCTCCTATGTCAAGTGCGGCTGTTGAATATGATGGTCAGCTCccctctgtgaaaacagaagaaataaatgaggATGCTATGGTTTCTATAGATATGGAAATATATGAGGTTCCCATGCCCAGTGAATCCAGTGCTGGAGGAGATGATAACGATGATGACGAAAGTCACCCAACTGCTAGtggtaaggaagaaaaagatgaatgtGCTATGATTTCCACAAGTGTTGTGGAAGAACAAGTAATCCTAATGTCAGGTGAAGTCACAGAAGAGGCCATTCAACATGTGTCGGACACAGAGTCAAAAAATGAAACGGTAATGATTTCTACAAGTACAGCAGAATGTTTTGAAACTCCTATGTCTAGTGTAGCTGTGCAAGATGAAAACAAACTCActgcttcagaaacagaaggaagataCGAAGCTGCTATGATCACTACAAGCATGACAGAAGAATGTGAGATAGTCCTGATCAGTGCAGCACCACAAGCTGAAGGTCAACTCATTGTAGCAGAAGGAGATGAAGATGCCATTATCTCTCCAAATGCATCAGAGGAATGTAAGATTGTGGAGACCACTGCAACTGTAGATGAACAGTTTGGACTAGCTGCTTTCAATGCAGATGCAAAAAGCAAAGGTTCTGTGATTTTTGTGGGAGAATGTGGAGCTCCTGTGCTGAGGGTTGCCACCAACAGTGAAGATCAACACACTGCTTCAAGTCTAGGAGATAAGGaggggggggcagtgatcactcTGAGCACAATGGAGGAATGTGATAGTCTCTTCACCTTTACAGTCATAGAAGAAAGTCAACTTGCTGCTGAGAGTACAGAAGTGAAAGACAAAAGTGAGGAAATTTTTAATACCGCTAACCAGATTGAATGCATCCTATCAACTACGGGCCCAGAAAAAGGCAGTAATTCTTTGCTCGTCATTGGTAGAGAGAACGAGACCCATGAGAGTGGTGTGAGGGGAGAATCGGCAGCATCTCAGACCACAGTAGACAGTGAAATCACAGCAACGGATGAAAATTCAGTGAATCTCATGAGTGTAGATGAAGCCCTTTGTGTGGAGATTAGTACGGAGACTGCTGGGAGTCCAAGTCCTTCCTCAGAGGCAAGTGAGGATGATGAGCAAGCTGAAGATGTTTTGCATGAGGATGATACATCAGAACTCTCTTGTAtgatttcagaagcagcagtagAAAGTGAAACTCTAAGGAATGTAAACTATAAATTTAACTCAGACTTGCTTTTAGAAAGTGACTTTTCTGAATTAAGGACTCCCCTGCCTAGGGCACAGGCTCTTTCCTTAGTTTCTGCAAATGAAGTGACTGTAAATGCCAACCATGGTGAAGTGACAATAGAAGCagaattaggggaaaaaagtgaccTCCCTGTGTTGCATGTAGAAGAGTTATACAGCAGTGATGACAAAACGAACTTGGTCAAAATAGATGATATTGGAATTGAGGTTACTTTTCAAAAAAGTAATGCAACCTTTAATTCAGgtgaggatttcttttttcttttttttaataagtttatAAATTTTGTTATAAATCGATGCATTTTGTCATGATTACAGTTAGAAATAATTTGCACTGTCCAAATATACGTCATTTCTTTGTTGGTTGCAACATAACtattaataatgtatttaagaattggtgacaaatatttaaataaacatgtGATTCTGGGAGTATAAGAGTGACTGAACACAGTTATCTGAGGTAAGTTGGAAAAGAAGTAAATGTTATTTGAGTgcaaaaaagttattaaaatacattgacTTAAAAACGAGCTAATAAATGAAGTGGTTTGCAAGGGGTAATTATTGTGGAGCTATAGATGGGTTTTGTTATTAatgtgaaaaaacattttacaatgtGAGTTTAGGTCCAGTTTCTCAAAGGTTGGCTTTATTCTGTAGTTTTATTGATATTTGGGGTGAGAAAGCTCACTCTGCAGATTTTGGGATCTTAGGAATTTGTCAAGGAAAGTTGCCAATCTAGTAAACTTGAAAAATGTTACTCAGTATTTATACAAGAGACAAGCATGACCCATGAAAATGTAAACTGCTACACTAAGGTATTTCTGTCTTGGTGTTTGCTCAATCTTTGTTGTCCATTGATGTAGCTTCTGCAAGTACCAGTGGTAATGGTAGTCTTATTCTGTGGACCTCAACCACAATTTAATCACTTCACATGCATCATTGATGAATTATCATGTTATAACTACTTCTTTTTGTTTAGGAAAAGCTGTATAAACAGGCCTCTGAAATAGGTGTCCAAAAAGGCTGTAGAAGTCATATGAAGATGCTGTCTTCATGGCCTGTTTTTCAGATCTTATAAGCATGCAGCTGTTCCCATGGGGAATTAAATGGATGGGGTTTTAAGATTTTCTGGAATTACATTGACACTAACAGGAGCTACTGAGCTTTCAGTATCTGTTATCTGATGGAAATTGGATCATTTCAGTGGTTATGGTTCTAGAGCTGATGGATTTAGATCTAattgtcacttaaaaaaaaatgttatcctTAGTATTAACTCTTAGCTCTGCATTTGTTAATACAGAGGTAATTTGCTGTTTGGAATTTGGTCTGAAAATCtgctggtgttttgtttggttggtttgttgttttttttttttaaaggaaaaggaaaaaaaaaaagccaaagtcAGAATTGGTAAATAAGCTGTGGTAAATCCTGATAGCCCGTATTTTCCAATCCTTTTGTATTTAAGGAAAACATAGATGTACTTGTGTTCTTGCAGATGCCAAACTGGTTTTTTTGAGCTGGTTTGTTGCAGACAGACTTGCTGTTGTTTCTGTTGCCTACAGGAAGGGATTAAATTCATGTGCTGTGTTCATGAGGTGGTAGTAAGAAATAGCATCCTACTGTAGCATGAGATAAATACAACATAATGTAATTACTAATTTTAACgtatttgtatttcattagGCAATAATGCAGCTTTACCAAAGTTGGCAGAAGAACTAGAATTTGAAAGTAACTTGAGAACTGACGAGGtatttatgttttgaaaatttttactATACTGTTTCTTGTATTATTATACATCTTTCTAGGGTTTCTTAATATACGTTTTGATTTTTGTGCAACAAAAATGGCATTTGAACTTCAAAACTTTCGAAGGGtcatttttcacattatttAGCTGTACTTTTCTAAGCAGCTGGCATTTAAATTATGGGCTGTCCATGTTATTCTGTGATAGAACCAACTCCCTCCCTCAGCTATGCCCCTTCTGTGACCATGACATccaagtttgttttcttttagaattGGTCATACTGTATGCATGTTGCTTGTGATTGTACTTGTAAAATAGTCATACGTGCCTTAGCTCTTACTGTTGGCAATTGTTAATTTAATGCTTTGATATGGTAAACAGACAGTGCTGTTCATTTCGTTGTATCACTTCCTTGACAGTCTTCAGACTTGTGCGTTCTCTGTGTGTTTAAGGAACACTTGCTGCTGTTCTGTACTGTGATAACTACAGCCCGTTACCTGCTGTAAGAGAAGAGTAGGGCATCCTGGATAATCCAGGGTATTGGTGCTCATGGTCATCTATAGCTTGTGTAAGACCAAAGTTGAgcctctgtgtttgtgtgtctgtgctgtTCATCCATACTAGCCAGGAATCCAGATGGGTTAATTCTTCATTCAGATGCAGGACTGGATCCATGTATTCATTTCTAGCCAAACTCTGATAATAAGCATTTTGAGGGAGAACGTGGTTCAGAGACTCCCAAGCATCTATGAAAGGATGGATCTGCACAGGGCTAGTGGCTGCAGCTCCAGGGCAGACCAGTTGAGTATTTCTAAACCATGGTTTTGATGCCTGGGATGCACTTCAGGAAAATCCAGGTCAACTTCAGTCTGGTGGGATTTATTAATTTGAGTTGAGTTCTACCTGCAAACAGCTGTACTGTTTGCCAGCATAAGATGGTCCTAGAGCCAGTATAACCGTGTTCACATGACACTGTATCTGAGTTCACAATGTCCAGATCTGACTCAAGTACCCTTAGCTCCATATAGCATTATCTATGCGTCAGTAACATATAATTGATCTGCaacttgaattaaaaaaaaaaaaaacaaacccaaaaaaaaccccaaaccaaaccacatgAGTTGAAGAGAGTTCACTGTACCTTGTTATGCATTACAGATACATACTTTTCTGTGTATGGGAACATTTCGAGAATATTGCTCATGTTTGGAAATCATCTTAGAGTAGGGTGGCACCTTGACTTCCTGAGATTTCTCTTGAgatctcctttttttaaactaacctCTGGTATCAGTGTTAACTCTAAGGTCAACgttagtgtcctggtttgggctgggacagagttaactttcttcctagtggcaggcacagtgctgtgttttggatttagaatgagaagaatgctgataacacactgatggtttagttgttgctaagtactgcttatgctagtcaaggacttttcagcttcccatgctctgccaggtgcacaagaagctgggagggggcacagccagaatagctgatccaaactgaccaaagggctattccataccatatggcatcatgctcagtatagaaactaggagggttggccggggggcaacgatcgctgctcaggaactgtctgggtatcggtcggcgggtggtgagcaattgcattgtgcatcacttgctttgtatattattatattgttattattattgttactattttactttattttatttcaattattaaactgttcttgcctcaacccaggagttttctcactctcactcttactcttccgattctttcccccatcccacaggcgcaaggggagtgagtgagtggctgcgtggtgcttagttgctggctggggctaaaccacaacagttagGCACTGTACTGTTCAACAGTAATGTGACTTAGCTCTGCTGGTGTTCCTTATTAATATTTGTACTGCTGTCTTAAAGTTTTTGAAGACTTTTATAGATTGTGATAAGACAATGTTCATCATGacatggggcggggggggagtgAGACATACTTGTTCTGGATGTCTGcagtatttttgttgttctgattTTGTGTTTAGCCACAACAGCCTGAAAGTCCAAGAAGTGAAGAGGGATATGTGGATCTTCATACTAAAGAGTTTCAAAAAGGTGATTTTTATACTGATAGCAACTTACTTTTCATACTGATTTGCCTACTACTTATGATGGGATGCTTATAGATTTGATACATATACTATGTGTAGAGGGATTAAAGCAAAACCTGCAGAAATCTCCTTGAAATGTTTCTAGGAGCTCACGTGGCTTTGCATTTGGTTTGTGGGAAAGAAGGGTCATCCTTTTCTTCTAGTATGATATGcagaaagaaaggtgaaaagcatttaggattttaaaaaagtagacTGCTAACATTCTGtttaaaatcaataaatacagaaaaatgtttgccCAGGAAAGATACAGAAACTTCCCTAAGGAATGGCTTTCTTCCTTATAAACTTAGAATATCCTTGTTTCGGGTGTTGTGACAGGCCTTGTGAGGGTATGACAAGAGTAAGTACTATATGACTTAAAAGTCACAGAGACTCTACAGAAAGTTcgggggttgttttttttccccctcctttgtTGATcttcaaaagattaaaatatttctggccatccactgaaatctgaaaagcaCTTATAAGTAGGTAATCACCTAGCTAGAAATCTCAGTCAACTTGGATCTGTGCTCAGTAATTCCTTTTCCATGtattaaattaatcttcaataggaccaaaaaaaaaaaaaattccgtTTCCTGAAaccacagtattttaaaatgtgttgcaATTGTTTGGCTTTCctattaaaacacaaacaaaaccctacTTTGTTCCCATCTTGATGGATTTTGTGCTCCAGATGCATTACAAAGATGTTTGCAACACTACCAGATGAGAGTTAATCCTCAGTTAATAAAGTAACAAGCAAAACTAAAGTGAATTCCAGGAGGTACCAGCAATACTGATGCATATGGTGTCCAGAGAGGTTAAGGATGCATTTCCTCTTATGGAAAGTTTCAGCTGAAAGTGTAAATGCTATGAAAGGACACACTGTTAATAAGCTCACTTCTAAATTTTTAGACACACATACCAAAATAACAATTTactaaatagaaaacaaaaagaggagtAAGGTGAGGTAAGAGCATTGGTGTAAAACTTTTGATTCCTTTTTATTCTTGGGGTAGGTCAAATTCACATACCTGGTTTAATGGTGGTGTATATTCATGTAAGTGATAAGAGACATGCTCTGctcacaagaaagaaaatgtaaacccTGAGAAAGGGTTAGAAGAATGCAATCTTCAGGACAGCAGATCCGAAACTTGAACCAGTTTTTCTGTACTGTGAGGTTTCTTTGAAGTGCCTGAAAAACTGCCATTTCACATCGCTCAGTCACCGAGACAGACAGTACTTAAATTTTAACATGTGCAGATTGAACTAGCTGTGATAATCTTGTTCCATGTAAAATGTTTAACAAAAATCCATTTGTTGTGTAAATCATGTTGAATATGACACACACAGAAGAATAATGCTTTGTAGCTCTTGgtagaaagttttttttttttctttttctcccccaccacaaaataatctctcttttttatatatatatacatgtatatatacatatagctCAACGTACGTAAAAGGAAGTtgtttaaaagacaaatgtGTGTCCTGTCATGAGTATGAACAGCAGACACGGTAGTTTAGTAGTCCAAGATTCCTTGGAATGTAAACAAATCATTGCTCTGAGTGGGTAGGATCTAGCTCTTCATTTgacactgctttaaaaattggAAGATGTTGTGCAACTAAACAATACAGCTGTGGAAGAACTGTTGCTAGAATATGTAGATTTAAGAAATAAGCTACAAATTATCTAAAATTTTATGTAGAATAGAGTGGTTTTGTTGCATCCTGGGTTTATGTTCTTACTGtagctgaaaggaaaactgCTTGGAATGTTTTagcagttttttctttaattaaaatattaattcagtGCCTTATGAATCAGACTTTAAGGGTTTTGTAGAACGCTTGAGGGAGCAGCTTCTTTATGATTCTCTTTATGTATCTATATGAAATGGCTTTGAAAGTTTTGgaattttttcaaaagcacagagCACTCATCAGCTCCCATAGTTCATaattattttccacatttttgtgATATGGAAGGCTAAGGCTCTTCTTCATGAGAATGAGAGTACAGTAGAGTCTAGCAGTTGGACAATTTCCTTATGTGCACTGTGTCAGCTACAGGTCTCACTAGTACAATTATGCAAACTTTAGTTCTCTGGAAGCATAATGTTACAGCATagttttcattgtgttttaCTTCATCCCATGATCCATTGTCTAGGGTTGTGATGGCTAAAATTCTGATTCATTGAAATGCTAGA
Encoded proteins:
- the BOD1L1 gene encoding biorientation of chromosomes in cell division protein 1-like 1 isoform X3 → MASNPQPQPPPPPPPPPPPQQPPPLPGAGAAVGGGAAEPELVSMIVSHLKSQGLFDQFRRDCLADVDTKPAYQNLRQRVDNFVSNHLATHTWSPHLNKNQLRNNIRQQVLKSGMLESGIDRIISQVVDPKINHTFRPQVEKAVHEFLATLNHKEEAGPSTAPSEEKTDASITVQGVSATTPSGNVASDAMSILETITSLNQEASAARASTENSNPKNNDKVAKRLSSQQSVDGSTDRERNVEDLPDREKAICDLSGEGAETFAKCEDLNDLPCQSEELKNSAKDTNNLTFTSKDTSKEIQQESEDQKSKLLDKCDKKPDSSEKGERRKEKKEKLDKKSDHSKKSDDAMKSKEEKQARELEPVKQLAPEKNSNKHKTTESTKETKEENTSVDSDMDVLSDITVSSVHTSDLSSFEEESEEETVISDSTEEGEITSDDEEDKNSQRKTKLHANELNDGKAKPVRHAYVRKPFLYSKYFSDSDDERTVEQRRQSIAKEKEERLLRRQINRERLEEKRKQKAAEKTKSLKTGNQNAKGKSGLNLEEPSSRSLESKATGTSIKDVLKEQKFLEKKVALSRKRKRDSRHAEDGCKKKYEPSEEDSKETQKTNETCEKNSSKELKHNHGKSEISKQLRRLSESVHSTEESKSDSKAEKEHKRKTSTSLQAEGAQQDSETRDPKRQLDRAEVNTEELQKQKSMFKNEKHPKKDSDTEIQHMRNAAKKEAKSYRDKNEKERTALEDKLSLKHKYKGDGIHKSGEDVELHSFERSLKGEDGGQKHNQQIKVSSDDKSERKSKHRSERKISVTGKDGKNSSESTLKAEELLRKENRKDRHLSTEKSRAEYKSKRSLSDSRPQKDSVSASKQLASASHRRSESYSEDKHEVESTNSDCNLKQEDGVHKDRRRSKSLVEDKILLKSKSKSHSKQFKASETELQENLTKQETAQKLDKDKSVEENDSDKQHKSKNEDKVFEESGAELELASGTQSTQGSQKDFSHRVKLHSGERGSVKEKYRGDKDLSNSKLERRFSTEGHKSRNLKHSNKEVKKKEESIKLEDKDIKEIDSGHEKVLSIAVAMDKKQSKKTSCENRKDSISNQDLPAEEKQSASTTESSHASAPQKSSTNNDDLHSGQEEELMELDVKQTKVQDTSNIEGKNIQNSLQPTDAEYAAKGKISLSLSNKELKHSLADPEACESQFLPAVEKTVKQEDIPNKQVGALDTLSKQASMDQGPNKQGAYKMSIVYETSGRILLNVPSKDEASEDSRRPKNLKTVINSNSDDVPLAINSSREDAADAKSMDMDISDFTDSLDMSKECHNSDGTSVFEDTFILKNDAAQAVCMKQQDTPVLSSVMKDDGDNTAMTNSIEKDNKVPQPDEQAMEDSTAGLPSQEDYDEAAKLESTQGSELKIKEENLVTDVTEDCGDVTTKELLKRKERECLNTDPSTKGERSTVMDNVEENEVHDIDDMIQSSSVLVPERVPEETVKGAVRASVQEGDGVIGMEDKNESNAVGTSAGSSKLSLLYSSLQTSPATVIGTSTEKITESTVMATSTGEERAEGASHSEKDSDATTTCSEEEGEVTVICTSIEADEGFTAGIWVKSSEGSSLITGADIGECTVAAAEEGAGSVVTEGLAESESFLTSTEGEENGDCTMVDAEESGKDSVNASGVEIEDRVNSAGAEEKDDAVTSAGSEEKRKTSTCVDTGKFESSVSCLGEAESDGAVTSAGTETGEGSTSGDSSGEFRGSVRAGQVKEHEGTVTCTGAEERGHNFIICSVTGTDAQGEGAVTGACVAMVTNNSATTGTSGDKSEDTINGESAVTSTGITPEDDAEISVVCTGLEDSNEGFAVCLEAEKCGSVMDSTRAKEEANITTVSVGLCDDEGFVTSTGSKEEDEEGEGIVTSTGRGNEENEHASTCTGMESESALICIGAEEGESSIICIVAEQMEAESGVAGTNINKLTVDSMTSVEKEANCGINCKNAKGIVESSVTSASAADEGALTVHIGKHEGTLIPLDAEECEGPMTSAMAVQDESQSGAEDKHENAMTSFGSREIDASISSAVPTEDENSLIPADREEKVKGDIISTSTVEESDTPLHSAMDAEEGPLAVARANESGESSMILIDTEDTEVPMPSTAAEFKECVHTFSSKQEKDECTMISTSIVEEFEAPMSSAAVEYDGQLPSVKTEEINEDAMVSIDMEIYEVPMPSESSAGGDDNDDDESHPTASGKEEKDECAMISTSVVEEQVILMSGEVTEEAIQHVSDTESKNETVMISTSTAECFETPMSSVAVQDENKLTASETEGRYEAAMITTSMTEECEIVLISAAPQAEGQLIVAEGDEDAIISPNASEECKIVETTATVDEQFGLAAFNADAKSKGSVIFVGECGAPVLRVATNSEDQHTASSLGDKEGGAVITLSTMEECDSLFTFTVIEESQLAAESTEVKDKSEEIFNTANQIECILSTTGPEKGSNSLLVIGRENETHESGVRGESAASQTTVDSEITATDENSVNLMSVDEALCVEISTETAGSPSPSSEASEDDEQAEDVLHEDDTSELSCMISEAAVESETLRNVNYKFNSDLLLESDFSELRTPLPRAQALSLVSANEVTVNANHGEVTIEAELGEKSDLPVLHVEELYSSDDKTNLVKIDDIGIEVTFQKSNATFNSGNNAALPKLAEELEFESNLRTDEPQQPESPRSEEGYVDLHTKEFQKDLLQRNVALERETFHVENLDTQITEEHRSRGIQCKSSGTMDKEKCNQLIVQDVRKDDEQSPCSKMKPDNITEAISGDTAEVSEEIDVKHTPPRSSMEEKDEFAIEQEMSEKEKHGLESNENSPEENQPVIVKRKRGRPRKYPLEAVQPGGGESKADMSTGNLQFPIFASRGKTPQTGTDISSKKETTNEDEAEKAEMIVRKRGRKPRRSLVQSEETGLLENYSTYVKFYMDRNTGARKKTSEINVF